Genomic segment of Peribacillus frigoritolerans:
TCCGCTTCCGCGATGCATTTGATTGCCTTGACAGTAATTAAGTCCGGATCACCAGGACCGGCACCAACAATATAGACCTTACCTTTTTCCATCCTTGATCCCCTTTTGTTGTTTAGTCATGATTAGATTATGGTTGAACCAAAAAAAATTATGGTGAATGGGAAGAAAAACTCCCCTTAATGAGACGTTAACTCGAATATAGGATGTACTTTTACAGCACTGACTTTAAATCCAGGCATTTTGCATGTCGGGTCTAAATCCTGTGAAACGAGGAGATTGACATTTTGGGAGTCTGCCCAATGAAAAGGAACGAATATAGTATCATGGCGAATGGTTGCTGACCATTTGCTCCTTATAACAATACTTCCCCGCCTTGATTCGATTTTCACCAAAGTATTGTCTGGAATATGATATTTCTTGGCTGTTTCCGGATGAATTTCCATATATGATTCAAAATTTCTTGCGGCTAATGATGAGCTTTTTCTCGTTTGTACTCCTGTTAAATAATGTGACATAATTCGTCCTGTTGTTAAATAAAGTGGAAAATCATTACATGGCTGTTCTTTTGGAACAAGAGGCACATTATTAACCACAACCATGGCCGCCTTTCCATCCGGGTGGGCAAAAGACGTTTCAAATAACCTTTTTGTCCCTTTATGGTCAATGGTTGGGCATGGCCACAATATGCCTCCTTCTTTTCTTAATCGATCATACGTTATACCATAATAATCAGCGGTCCCCCCGCGGCTTGCCACTCTTAATTCTTCGAAAATCTCATTCGCAGATTGAAAGGGAAAATGCTCTTCTTTTCCAAGAGCTTTTGCTATATCACAAATGATTTGCCAATCATGCTTCACTTCCCCAGGGGATGAAAAACTGGCTTCCCGCAGCGTTACCCGTCCTTCTAAATTCGTCATCGTTCCCTCATCCTCTAAATAAGACGAAGTAGGTAAAATCAAATCAGCCAATCTAGCAGTTTCAGAAACGAACATATCTACTGCGACTAGAAACTTTAATTTTTTCAAAGCCTTTTTGACAAAGTTAGCATTGGGATTCGAAACAATTGGATTGGAACACATTAAAAACATGCCGGTAATTTCACCTTCATTTATCTTCTCTATCATTTCGTATGCCGATACACCTTTACGCGGCAAATCAGCCTCTTCAATACCCCATATTCTTGCAATATGTAATCTATGTTCCTCATTTTCAATCATGCGATACCCCGGCAACTGGTCTGCCTTTTGGCCATGCTCTCTTGCTCCCTGTCCATTCCCCTGCCCAGTGATAGCTCCATAGCCCGAATTCACTTTTCCGATTTTCCCTGTAACAATAAGAATATTAAGAAAATTACGGACGGCCGCTGAACCATCTGTTTGCTGCTCAACTCCCCTTGCTGTAAAAATCATTCCTGATTCTTCTTTCCCGAACATTGCAGCCGCTTTTTGAATTTGGTCGCTAGGCACCCCTGTCATTTCTGCAATTTCCTCCAACTTTAAAGATGCAACATACTCTTTAACTTCGTTGTAGCCATTTGCACGTTCCCGGATAAATGCTTCATCAGTAAAATCCTCTTCAATGATCACTTTCAATAATCCGTTTGCCAAGGCGGCATCCATCCCTGGTTTTACTTTTAGATGTAAGTCGGCCATTTTCGTTGTTGCTGTTTCCCGTGGATCTACAGCAATGATATATGCCCCATTTTGTTTCGCTTTCTCAAAGTAAGGCATGATTGTCGGCTGGCATTCCGCAATATTTGTGCCCGCCAAGATAATGCACTTTGTGAACGGAATCTCTGATAAGCTGTTGGTAAGGCCCCTGTCCATACCAAATGTTTGGCTGGCTGCCGAAGCAGCTGCGGACATGCACAAACGGCCATTATAATCTATATACTTTGTTTTTAAAGCTACTCTTGCAAATTTCCCAAGCAAATATGCTTCTTCATTTGAAATGGATGCACTCCCATAAACAGATAATGCATTTACACCATCTTCCGCTTGAATTTTAGTGAAATTCTCCTTAATGTGGCTTAATGCTTCCTCCCATGATATTCGAATAAATTCCCCATTTTTTTTAAGTAATGGGTATTTAATTCGATCTTTATGCAAAGCATGTTGGTGTGCATTCATTCCTTTAATGCATAAGCGCCCCTCTGAGGTTGGATTATCTTTTCCGATCGTCATATACTTTTTTCTTGTCACGATTGTTTGTTCCAGCAGCTGCATCTTACATTGCATACTGCAAAATGGACATTGTGTTTCATATCGTTTTTCTGATTGGACCTCTTGTTGCTTCGTGCGGAAATACTTTAATAATAATTCGGTCAAGGCTCCTCACCCTTTACTCATTGATTTCTTATGTTACAAACATTTATCCGTTTATCTAAAGGTATTTCCTCTTAGTTCATTCTCTGATCTACGCCATTTCCAATCGTTGAGACAGTTGCTGACTAAGTTCATTATCAAACAAAACTTCTCTAACATGAATTAAACCCACTCGTTCCATCCATTGCCAAGTCCGTTCTAAGTAATTGGCTGTTTCACGATAATATTGAATAAAACCGATGATGATTTCAATCGCTTCATCATTTGTCCCGGCTACACATAACAGTTCACCGGCACGAACATTACGCCCGCTGCTTCCGCCCACATATATTTCCCAGCCCCTGTCAACGCCCATAACACCTATATCTTTCGTTGTTGATCCTGCACCGTTATGCATACAAGCAGATATGCCCATCTTAATACGATAAGGTGTTGATACATGCTCCAATCTTTTTTCCAAATCTACAGCAAGTAAAAAGGATTGCTGTTTATCACAAGAACAAACATGCTCACCGATACATGTTTTGACGTTTTGAACGGCGTTACCATATTTCGAACTTAACGGCATGTCTAAATCAGCCCACACACCTGGAAGGTCTTCTTTTTTCACACCCATTAAATGAATCCTTTGTTCACTTGTTACCGCTACCTGAGATATATCATATTTATCTGCAACATTTGCAATTTTTCGCAAGTCCTTCGCATTCGTCATCCCGCCGTACATTTGCGGGATAACAGAGTATCGATTATCACTTTGAACTGTTGCATTCTTTTTTTCATTAATGAAGAGGGTTTGCTGTCTGATCTCGTATTCTGGATGAATCATCCCTAAATAATAGCTAAGGGCCGGCCGGCATGTTGAACAACCTCCTGTATTTTCCCATCCAAGAATATCCATCGCTTCTTGGACGGATGTTAAATCCTGGAGCTGCATTTTATACACGACTTCATCTTCCGTTAATGTCGTACACGAGCAAAACGCAGTTTGTTTCTCATCATGAGTAGAAAGATTACTTTGAATATAGGTCAAAAGCTCGGTAACTGCCGGCTTACATCCACCGCAAGAACCGGAAGCCTTTGTGCATTGTTTAACTTGTTCCACAGTTGTTAATCCCTTTTTTTGAACCGCTTCAATGATTGCCCCTTTTGAAACAGCATTACAATTGCAAATGATTTCATGGTTTGCCATCGAAGCGATTATTCCCTCACCCGTACTTGGTGATTGGAACAGTGCACGCTTTTCCTCTGACGATACTTCTTTCCGCTTTAAAATCATTTCGAGTAATCGTGAACTGATGTTTGTATCTCCATAAAGAACAGCACCTATGATTTTTCTTCCTTGAAAAACCACCTTTTTATAAACACCATCTAATTCATCAATAGTTGTGATTGATTTCGATGTTTCATCACCAAGGAAATCTCCAACAGAGAATAACTCAACTCCTGATATTTTCAACTGGGTCGCCAGGACCGAACCTTGGTATCCGTTGCATTTCATCTCACAAATATGCTTTGCCAGCACTTCACCTTGTTCATATAGAGGTTTCACCAGTCCATAAACAATACCTTGATGTTCAGCGCATTCACCAACCGCATAAATATTTGGGATGCTGGTTTCTAAATAGTCGTTTACAATAATGGCACGATTTGTATCAATTCCGCTTTCTTTGGCCAACTGAATATTCGGTCTGACTCCCACAGCCATAACGACCAAATCTGCTTCCAGCTCCGTTCCATCTTTAAAACGGACGCACTCTACACGTTCGTTGCCGATTATCTCCTGAGTTTTCTTTTTTAAAAGAAAGTTCATTCCTTGGTTTTCCAACTCTTTTTGCAGCAAAAGTGATGCCTTTGAATCCAGCTGCCTTTCCATTAAATGGTCAGCAATATGAACGACATGCACTTCCATCCCAAGGTTTAACAGCCCTCTCGCTGCTTCTAAACCTAATAAACCGCCTCCGATGACGACTGCCTTTTTATGTTTGTGTGAAGTTTCAATCATCTTTTGGCAATCTTCAATCGTCCGAAATGCAATGACGCCCTCTTTATCAACACCGGTAACAGGAAGAATAAATGGGACAGAACCTGTGGCAATTATCAGCTTATCGTAGTAAACTTCCCGTTCTTTGTCCGTTTTTATCTTCCGGGTCTCATTATCAATTTTTACAACCGTTTCCCCTGTGAACAATTGGATATTATTCTTCGTATACCAGTTTCGATCATTTATCGTAATATCTTCAAAAGAAGTGTTGCCTTGGAGCACAGTCGACAATAAGATTCGGTTATAGTTGACGTGTGGTTCACTGCCGAAAATAGTAATCTCGAAAGCAGCCGGATCATTCCTGATAATTGACTCAACACAGCGTAATCCCGCCATTCCGTTCCCGATAAGGACCAGTTTTTGTTTAAACATTTTATCCCCCCAAACAAGTACTGTAACAAGCCGATGTAATTAGTTAACAAAGTTCTAAATCTTAACTGAATTCTTTCCGAGTACCCACGTTTTTCTCCATGAAAGCTGAGCTAGACCCAGGATAAGCAACGCCACGATTCCAACTGCGGAAAATACTAAAAATCCTGTAGAATATGTGCCAGTAATCTGTTTTAACGTTCCTAGTATGTTTGGAACCAAGAATCCGCCAACACCTCCGGCAGCTCCTACAATTCCTGTGATAAAACCAATTTCTTTAGAAAATCGCTGTGGAACTAACTGAAAGACAGCCCCGTTGCCCATACCGAGAAATAGCATTCCGATGAACAGCAGGATCGTAACGACAGTAAGGGAATAAAGAAAACTAATCCCAAACATGCATAATGTGAGTCCAATAAACAAAAACATAAGCAGCTTAACTCCACCTATTTTATCGGCAATAAATCCTCCGACAGGACGAAAGAAGCTTCCGGCGATGACACATAATGTAACAAATTCGCCAGCCCTTATTCGTGTTAACCCATACTCATCAACAAAAAAGATACTTAAAAAGCTAGTAAACCCGACAAACCCTCCAAAAGTCACACTGTAAAGAATACAGAAATACCACGTATCCGTTATTTTAAATACATTGAAATATTCATTGAGTGGTTTTGCAGGCGGTTGAGATGGTGCGTCTTTTGCGATTAAAATATAAATGACAAATACAATGGTTAAAGGAATCAAAGCTAATCCCATAACATTATGCCAGCCAAGAGACTCTGCAATACGCGGTCCAAACAATGTCGCAAAAAGAGTTCCGCTGTTACCGGCTCCCGCAATGCCCATCGCTAGACCCTGCAAATGCGGGGGGTACCAGCGGCTAGCCATAGGAAGTGCTGCAGCAAAACTTGCACCTGCCACTCCGAGCAAAATCCCAATTAAATAAAGCTCGGCTAAACTTTCGCCGAATAACCAACCCCAAAAAAGCGGTATCATCGTAACAAGCATCCCGCCGATCGCTGTTTTCCGCGGTCCGATGCGATCAGTCAATAAACCAAGGACGATTCGAAAAAACGAGCCTCCTAAAATCGGAATAGCTACTATCATGCCTTTTTCAGCTGGGGAAAGTCCGAAATCCTTGGTAATATAGA
This window contains:
- the nasC gene encoding assimilatory nitrate reductase catalytic subunit NasC, with translation MTELLLKYFRTKQQEVQSEKRYETQCPFCSMQCKMQLLEQTIVTRKKYMTIGKDNPTSEGRLCIKGMNAHQHALHKDRIKYPLLKKNGEFIRISWEEALSHIKENFTKIQAEDGVNALSVYGSASISNEEAYLLGKFARVALKTKYIDYNGRLCMSAAASAASQTFGMDRGLTNSLSEIPFTKCIILAGTNIAECQPTIMPYFEKAKQNGAYIIAVDPRETATTKMADLHLKVKPGMDAALANGLLKVIIEEDFTDEAFIRERANGYNEVKEYVASLKLEEIAEMTGVPSDQIQKAAAMFGKEESGMIFTARGVEQQTDGSAAVRNFLNILIVTGKIGKVNSGYGAITGQGNGQGAREHGQKADQLPGYRMIENEEHRLHIARIWGIEEADLPRKGVSAYEMIEKINEGEITGMFLMCSNPIVSNPNANFVKKALKKLKFLVAVDMFVSETARLADLILPTSSYLEDEGTMTNLEGRVTLREASFSSPGEVKHDWQIICDIAKALGKEEHFPFQSANEIFEELRVASRGGTADYYGITYDRLRKEGGILWPCPTIDHKGTKRLFETSFAHPDGKAAMVVVNNVPLVPKEQPCNDFPLYLTTGRIMSHYLTGVQTRKSSSLAARNFESYMEIHPETAKKYHIPDNTLVKIESRRGSIVIRSKWSATIRHDTIFVPFHWADSQNVNLLVSQDLDPTCKMPGFKVSAVKVHPIFELTSH
- the nirB gene encoding nitrite reductase large subunit NirB, which translates into the protein MFKQKLVLIGNGMAGLRCVESIIRNDPAAFEITIFGSEPHVNYNRILLSTVLQGNTSFEDITINDRNWYTKNNIQLFTGETVVKIDNETRKIKTDKEREVYYDKLIIATGSVPFILPVTGVDKEGVIAFRTIEDCQKMIETSHKHKKAVVIGGGLLGLEAARGLLNLGMEVHVVHIADHLMERQLDSKASLLLQKELENQGMNFLLKKKTQEIIGNERVECVRFKDGTELEADLVVMAVGVRPNIQLAKESGIDTNRAIIVNDYLETSIPNIYAVGECAEHQGIVYGLVKPLYEQGEVLAKHICEMKCNGYQGSVLATQLKISGVELFSVGDFLGDETSKSITTIDELDGVYKKVVFQGRKIIGAVLYGDTNISSRLLEMILKRKEVSSEEKRALFQSPSTGEGIIASMANHEIICNCNAVSKGAIIEAVQKKGLTTVEQVKQCTKASGSCGGCKPAVTELLTYIQSNLSTHDEKQTAFCSCTTLTEDEVVYKMQLQDLTSVQEAMDILGWENTGGCSTCRPALSYYLGMIHPEYEIRQQTLFINEKKNATVQSDNRYSVIPQMYGGMTNAKDLRKIANVADKYDISQVAVTSEQRIHLMGVKKEDLPGVWADLDMPLSSKYGNAVQNVKTCIGEHVCSCDKQQSFLLAVDLEKRLEHVSTPYRIKMGISACMHNGAGSTTKDIGVMGVDRGWEIYVGGSSGRNVRAGELLCVAGTNDEAIEIIIGFIQYYRETANYLERTWQWMERVGLIHVREVLFDNELSQQLSQRLEMA
- a CDS encoding nitrate/nitrite transporter, giving the protein MKISELKKSGHAPSLLASFLYFDISFMIWVLLGALGVYITKDFGLSPAEKGMIVAIPILGGSFFRIVLGLLTDRIGPRKTAIGGMLVTMIPLFWGWLFGESLAELYLIGILLGVAGASFAAALPMASRWYPPHLQGLAMGIAGAGNSGTLFATLFGPRIAESLGWHNVMGLALIPLTIVFVIYILIAKDAPSQPPAKPLNEYFNVFKITDTWYFCILYSVTFGGFVGFTSFLSIFFVDEYGLTRIRAGEFVTLCVIAGSFFRPVGGFIADKIGGVKLLMFLFIGLTLCMFGISFLYSLTVVTILLFIGMLFLGMGNGAVFQLVPQRFSKEIGFITGIVGAAGGVGGFLVPNILGTLKQITGTYSTGFLVFSAVGIVALLILGLAQLSWRKTWVLGKNSVKI